The stretch of DNA CCCTTCCGTTTGGCGTTTTCGGTCTCACCCACGAGTTTGCCGTCGCCCAGAAAAACCATCTTGTCAGCGTAGCGTTCGGCCAGAGAGCGTTCGTGCGTCACCATGATCACCGTCATCTCCAGCGTCTTGTTCAGTTCCGTGATCAGGTCCATGATTTCCGTGCCGGTTTTTGAATCCAGGTTGCCGGTGGGCTCGTCGGCCAGCAGAATTTTAGGGCGATTGACCAGCGCGCGGGCCAGCGCCGCCCGCTGCTGCTCGCCGCCGGACATCTCGCTGGGCCGATGCTTCATACGATCACTCAGGCCCACGCGTTCCAGCGCTTCGCGCACGCGGTCCTTGCGTTCGCGGCGGCGTACCTCGGCAAAGCGCATGGGCAGCTCCACGTTTTCATAGAGCGTCATGTTGGGGACCAGGTTGAAGGACTGGAAGACCATGCCCACGGTGTGGCGGCGATACTGCGCCAGTTCCGCGGGCGTGAGCGTGGCCAGGTTCTGGCCTTCGACGACAATGGCCCCGGAGTCCGCCCGGTCCAGCCCGGCAATCAGGTTCAGCAGCGTGGACTTGCCTGATCCGGAGGGGCCCAGCAGGGCCACAAACCCTCCGCGATTGGCGGCAATGCTGACGCCGTCCACCGCCGGAATCACGGACCGCCCCAGTTTGTAATGGCGCACCAATGAGACTGTCCTGACTGCTTCAGTACCGTTTGCTTCCAATGGGGTTCCTCAAATGCTTTTCTTTGATGTTACTACGCGGGACCGCTTTCCTGCGCGTACGGAACCCCAATTCATTCTGGATCACCAGACCAAAGGTTCTCAGGCGATGCTGTACGGATAGGCCCGCCCGGCATTGCGTTGAGGACTGGGCCTTGCGATTACGGCGACTGACTAG from Terriglobia bacterium encodes:
- a CDS encoding ABC transporter ATP-binding protein, translating into MEANGTEAVRTVSLVRHYKLGRSVIPAVDGVSIAANRGGFVALLGPSGSGKSTLLNLIAGLDRADSGAIVVEGQNLATLTPAELAQYRRHTVGMVFQSFNLVPNMTLYENVELPMRFAEVRRRERKDRVREALERVGLSDRMKHRPSEMSGGEQQRAALARALVNRPKILLADEPTGNLDSKTGTEIMDLITELNKTLEMTVIMVTHERSLAERYADKMVFLGDGKLVGETENAKRKGVLAR